A single window of Drosophila suzukii chromosome 3, CBGP_Dsuzu_IsoJpt1.0, whole genome shotgun sequence DNA harbors:
- the Gba1b gene encoding lysosomal acid glucosylceramidase: MKTLWTCFLFAVIAICAGAPENQLPCDLRETSHGSVCVCNSTYCDYLEQPQLTDSSQIVVISSSKDGLRFKKTTGYITDGKPLTVEDKQFTDENFMAEAIVVDQQRAWLQLANIPQRLFINASTKTFRISVKREQRYQNVSIFGGAFTGTVSHLIKQLPEDLQVHVYKSYYHPDGIAYNTVRMSIGGSDFDMEPWAYNEWPRNDPQLSNFTSLDPRDLQKIEQLNRLKTVGQLDELKIMGAAWSAPPWMKSNDRWTGFGQLKSEYYQTWALYHLKFLELMRAKNMPIWAISTGNEPLNGVIGFFFVHFMSMGWTPWQQAIWLNDNLGPTIRNSGESKVLIFGNDDQRYTYPSWFRKMRSSRNNSLSFLDGLAVHWYWDELVGPQLIDQAHTEMPKKMILNTESCIGDKPWQTHGPELGSWQRGESYMRAYTQDLRHNFNGWLDWNLVLDEQGGPNYVKNYVDAPIIVNATSRGEIYKQPIFYAIGHFSKFLPPQSVRIETEIESQRNTFTQLSVVGFQRPDGSVALIIYNGQNLPVDVALNDSQRGAINLRLPPRSWHTVLYK; this comes from the exons ATGAAGACACTTTGGACTTGCTTTCTTTTTGCAGTCATCGCAATCTGTGCAG GTGCTCCAGAAAACCAGCTGCCCTGCGATTTGCGCGAAACAAGCCATGGAAGTGTGTGTGTTTGCAACAGTACCTACTGCGATTATCTGGAACAGCCCCAACTCACTGATAGCTCCCAGATTGTGGTGATTAGCTCCAGCAAG GATGGCCTACGCTTTAAGAAGACAACAGGGTATATTACAGATGGAAAACCTTTAACAGTGGAAGACAAACAATTTACTGATGAGAACTTCATGGCAGAGGCGATTGTGGTGGATCAGCAGAGAGCCTGGTTGCAGTTGGCCAACATTCCCCAACGCTTGT TTATCAATGCTAGCACTAAGACCTTTCGGATATCCGTGAAACGGGAGCAGCGATATCAGAATGTTTCCATTTTTGGTGGGGCCTTTACAGGAACAGTCTCACATTTAATCAAGCAATTGCCAGAAGATCTACAAGTTCATGTCTATAA ATCCTATTACCATCCCGATGGAATTGCCTACAACACTGTTCGAATGTCAATTGGTGGTTCGGACTTTGATATGGAACCTTGGGCCTATAACGAGTGGCCTCGTAATGATCCTCAGTTGAGTAACTTTACGTCCCTCGATCCGAGGGATCTGCAGAAAATTGAGCAACTGAATCGCTTAAAGACAGTTGGTCAACTGGATGAACTGAAGATCATGGGTGCCGCCTGGAGTGCTCCACCGTGGATGAAGAGCAACGATCGCTGGACAGGATTTGGCCAGCTGAAATCGGAATATTACCAAACCTGGGCGCTCTACCACCTCAA ATTTCTCGAACTTATGCGGGCTAAAAATATGCCGATTTGGGCCATATCCACTGGCAATGAGCCGCTAAACGGCGTCATCGGCTTCTTCTTTGTGCACTTCATGAGCATGGGCTGGACGCCCTGGCAGCAG GCTATTTGGCTGAACGACAATCTGGGACCGACCATCAGGAACTCGGGGGAGAGCAAGGTGCTCATCTTTGGCAATGACGACCAGCGGTACACCTATCCCTCATGGTTTCGAAAG ATGCGCTCTTCCCGCAACAATTCACTATCCTTTTTGGATGGTCTGGCAGTCCATTGGTACTGGGACGAACTGGTAGGTCCACAACTCATTGACCAGGCTCACACGGAGATGCCCAAGAAGATGATACTAAATACGGAGTCCTGCATCGGGGATAAGCCTTGGCAGACCCATGGACCGGAACTCGGAAGTTGGCAGCGTGGCGAGAGCTATATGAGGGCCTATACACAGGATCTGAGGCACAACTTTAATGGCTGGCTTGATTGGAATCTGGTTCTGGACGAACAGGGCGGTCCCAACTATGTGAAGAACTATGTGGACGCTCCCATCATTGTGAATGCCACGAGTCGTGGTGAGATATACAAGCAGCCGATCTTCTATGCCATAGGCCACTTCTCCAAGTTCCTGCCACCGCAGTCTGTGCGCATCGAGACGGAAATTGAGAGCCAGCGAAATACCTTCACCCAGCTGAGTGTTGTGGGCTTCCAGCGACCAGACGGCAGTGTGGCGTTGATCATATACAATGG CCAGAACCTCCCGGTGGATGTGGCCCTCAATGATAGCCAGCGTGGAGCGATCAACCTCCGCCTGCCGCCGCGCTCCTGGCACACGGTCCTCTACAAATGA
- the LOC108007850 gene encoding alpha-tocopherol transfer protein-like, with protein sequence MRRPLSPTLAKLAEKEVNETPDRIQQDIIILRVWIRQQPHLRARTDVDFLIAFLRRCRYSLEETKRRIDRYFTHYNLFPEIMNNRCVTQRLLDINRMGICLYPDMPKGDSRTAMFIARFGHFDPNLYMLREIYHFSSMAMEVIALENDYASLAGICEIIDLEGVNSDKMRRFDRVLFRKWWNWLYNCSPLKVKEMYIINMPKDIQGTVMFLYNVLSMQVNYPIRVLKNSEELIEHIGKDSLPEEYGGTNGHMGECVAYMEDLLNSYRGYFEQDCNYGTIEELRHGEIATYEAEFGASGSFRRLNWD encoded by the exons ATGCGACGTCCACTCTCGCCGACATTGGCCAAATTGGCCGAGAAGGAGGTGAACGAGACGCCCGATCGGATTCAGCAGGACATCATTATCCTGCGTGTTTGGATTCGCCAGCAACCACATCTGCGAGCCAGAACAGATGTGGATTTTTTGATTGCCTTCCTGAGACGCTGCAGATACAGTTTGGAGGAAACCAAGCGCCGGATCGACCGCTACTTCACCCACTACAACCTTTTTCCAGAGATTATGAACAATCGCTGTGTTACCCAGCGACTTTTGGATATCAATCGAATGGG TATCTGCCTTTATCCGGACATGCCTAAGGGAGATAGTCGTACCGCCATGTTCATAGCCCGATTTGGCCACTTTGATCCCAATCTGTACATGCTGCGTGAGATCTACCACTTTTCTTCGATGGCCATGGAGGTGATAGCGCTGGAGAATGACTATGCCTCGCTGGCTGGGATTTGCGAAATCATTGACCTGGAGGGTGTGAACTCGGATAAAATGCGGCGATTCGATAGGGTTTTATTTCGCAAGTGGTGGAACTGGCTCTACAATTGTAGTCCTCTGAAGGTCAAGGAAATGTACATCATAAACATGCCCAAGGATATTCAGGGTACCGTCATGTTTCTGTACAATGTGCTCAGCATGCAAGTTAACTATCCA ATACGGGTTCTGAAAAACAGCGAGGAACTGATCGAGCATATTGGCAAGGACTCCCTGCCGGAGGAGTATGGCGGCACCAATGGTCATATGGGCGAGTGTGTGGCCTACATGGAGGACCTGCTGAACAGCTACCGTGGTTATTTCGAGCAGGACTGCAACTACGGGACCATCGAGGAACTGCGTCATGGAGAGATAGCCACCTATGAGGCGGAATTCGGAGCCAGTGGCTCCTTTCGTCGACTAAACTGGGATTAA
- the LOC108007836 gene encoding alpha-tocopherol transfer protein-like, giving the protein MATKLRPLDPQLAALAKSECNEDQAQRSEIIVTIQTWITKSPHLKAPTDEHLILAFLRRCRFSQEEAKRRIDNYYSLRNVFPEVLGSRQVDEALLTQLQRGIHVIPSRPVSPEGPRVIISQFRNIDPKKSNPREAFKLVFIMLELLALECDNASISGLVWVVDARDVTMEQMLQYDPFLLKKAFALVDQCIPLRFVEIHMINMRKEGQTIFNFVTKFLPSKLPFKFVVHKKSEDLYQHLPRDAMTIEYGGTNGYHAEAIDHWRQKLLNHKDYLAKDAQYGTNEKLRVGLASAWANGELDGMSGSFRKLELD; this is encoded by the exons ATGGCGACCAAACTGAGACCTCTCGATCCCCAACTGGCGGCTCTGGCCAAGAGCGAGTGCAACGAGGATCAGGCCCAGCGATCGGAGATCATAGTAACCATCCAGACGTGGATCACCAAGTCGCCGCACCTCAAGGCCCCCACCGATGAGCACCTAATCCTGGCCTTCCTGCGGCGCTGCCGTTTCAGTCAGGAGGAGGCCAAGCGGCGAATCGACAACTACTACTCCCTGCGCAACGTATTCCCCGAGGTCCTGGGTTCGCGGCAGGTGGACGAGGCTCTACTCACCCAGCTCCAAAGAGG AATCCATGTAATACCCAGTCGACCGGTGAGTCCCGAGGGACCGCGGGTTATCATCTCGCAGTTCCGTAATATCGATCCCAAGAAGTCAAATCCCCGCGAGGCCTTCAAACTGGTCTTCATCATGCTGGAACTACTGGCCCTGGAGTGCGATAATGCTTCGATTTCCGGCTTGGTTTGGGTTGTGGATGCCCGGGATGTGACCATGGAGCAGATGCTGCAATATGATCCCTTCCTGCTGAAGAAAGCCTTTGCCTTGGTGGACCAGTGTATTCCACTGCGATTTGTGGAGATCCATATGATAAATATGCGAAAGGAGGGACAAACCATTTTCAATTTCGTGACCAAGTTCTTGCCCTCCAAGCTACCTTTTAAG TTCGTGGTGCACAAGAAGTCGGAGGATCTGTACCAGCACCTGCCCAGAGATGCGATGACCATCGAGTATGGAGGAACCAATGGCTACCATGCAGAGGCCATTGATCATTGGCGCCAGAAGCTGCTGAACCACAAGGATTACCTGGCCAAGGATGCCCAGTATGGAACCAACGAGAAACTCCGCGTGGGATTGGCCAGTGCCTGGGCCAATGGAGAACTGGACGGGATGAGCGGATCCTTCCGCAAACTGGAGTTGGACTAA
- the nau gene encoding myogenic-determination protein gives MTKYNSGSSEMPANHNIKQEYNNGYGQQSHPGYGFSSYGQQNQLSHPSQNPHQTLQNFFSRFNAVGDASAGNNGTASISASGSGSSCNYSHGNHPAELDKQLGMTMTPSPIYTTDYDDENSSLSSEEHVLAPLVCSSAQSSRPCLTWACKACKKKSVTVDRRKAATMRERRRLRKVNEAFEILKRRTSSNPNQRLPKVEILRNAIEYIESLEDLLQESNPTRDGDNLAPSLSGKSCQSDYLSSYAGAYLEDKLSFYNKHMEKYGPFTDFEGNANGSSLDCLNLIVQSINKSTTSPIQNKATPSPADSKTPPTSGATAPTSLHANFKRKCST, from the exons ATGACCAAATACAATAGTGGCAGCAGTGAAATGCCCGCAAATCACAACATAAAACAGGAATACAACAACGGCTATGGCCAGCAATCACATCCTGGATACGGATTCAGCAGTTATGGCCAACAGAATCAGCTATCCCATCCCAGCCAGAATCCGCACCAGACCCTGCAGAATTTCTTCAGCCGCTTCAATGCCGTCGGAGATGCGAGTGCGGGAAATAATGGCACTGCTTCGATCTCCGCCTCCGGATCGGGATCCTCCTGCAATTACAGCCATGGCAATCATCCGGCGGAGTTGGACAAGCAGTTGGGCATGACTATGACCCCATCGCCCATCTACACCACCGACTACGATGACGAGAACAGCAGCCTCAGTTCCGAGGAGCACGTCCTGGCGCCTCTCGTCTGCTCATCCGCCCAATCCTCGAGGCCCTGCCTCACCTGGGCCTGCAAGGCGTGCAAGAAGAAGAGCGTCACCGTGGACCGACGGAAGGCGGCCACCATGAGGGAACGACGAAGACTGCGGAAG GTTAACGAGGCCTTTGAGATCCTCAAGCGACGCACTTCATCCAATCCCAACCAGCGGCTGCCCAAGGTCGAGATATTGCGCAATGCCATCGAGTATATCGAGAGCCTGGAGGACCTGCTACAG GAATCCAATCCAACACGCGATGGCGACAACCTGGCGCCCAGTCTAAGCGGCAAAAGCTGCCAGTCCGATTATCTG AGCTCTTATGCCGGTGCCTATTTAGAAGATAAACTGAGTTTCTACAACAAGCACATGGAGAAATATGGCCCATTTACAG ACTTTGAGGGCAATGCCAATGGCTCAAGCTTGGACTGTCTTAACCTCATTGTCCAGAGCATCAACAAGAGCACCACAAGTCCCATTCAAAACAAGGCCACGCCCTCGCCTGCTGATTCCAAGACGCCGCCCACATCTGGAGCCACTGCACCCACATCTCTGCATGCGAACTTCAAGCGGAAATGCAGCACTTAG
- the LOC108007845 gene encoding spaetzle-processing enzyme isoform X1, whose amino-acid sequence MFLKLKAVLFLLLHLTHSYEIMEWMQGRAHSYCQPDQECIRQERCNYQAYKICNSDGGIFVCCPKPALSNCQPDEECKSLGHCPALKVTLESEDLKRFSHEILRKKKCGNHLYCCPKSAIPKHNEVCTPLHKCRLHLRPTKDNVQKLIRRHCANDPHERFSGRRISIFCTVQRCLPEERCLSRDKCLPLKYIIKSTEGRHASNKVLGERICGINRYCCPYLRNDSLNQNLLEFPNCESDESCIPIGKCPNMLDIVNATNATYQVKQEIYKIRLCTLDYRRKKLEHRVYTCCPQPGNFLPKDSNQQCGQVSNPGSFRISHGSESDLNQFPWMAMLLYENWDRTLAPKCGGSLINNWYVLTAAHCITDVHDSTLKRVRLGEHDTRTTEDCQQIYHLQKKCAPPHLEIDVKEVILHQNFSVGRIYANDIALVRLEIPVRYTKEIRPICVPKDSFSLDNLFLEIAGWGVTENGTSHVLLHSSISEYRTYCIKHKSDVFLPNKQICAGGKRNICSGDSGGPLMVTKNLRWVEYVYVAGIISFGFNEGTCGQLDKPSIYTRTGAYFNWIRGNLKP is encoded by the exons ATGTTCTTGAAGCTGAAGGCGGTTTTATTCCTCCTGCTTCATCTGACGCATTCATATGAAATAATGGAATGGATGCAAGGACGAG CTCATTCGTACTGTCAACCAGATCAAGAATGCATAAGACAGGAGCGGTGCAACTATCAAGCTTACAAAATATGTAACAGCGACGGAGGGATCTTTGTCTGCTGCCCTAAGCCGG CATTGTCAAACTGTCAGCCCGATGAGGAATGTAAGAGTCTAGGCCACTGTCCGGCATTAAAGGTTACTCTTGAGTCCGAGGACTTGAAGAGGTTCAGTCATGAAATATTACGGAAAAAGAAATGTGGCAATCATTTGTACTGCTGTCCAAAGTCAG CCATTCCAAAACACAATGAGGTTTGCACCCCGCTACATAAGTGCCGATTGCATCTAAGACCTACAAAGGATAATGTACAAAAGTTAATAAGACGACACTGTGCCAACGATCCTCATGAGAGGTTTTCAGGCCGGAGGATCTCCATTTTCTGTACCGTGCAACGTTGTCTACCCGAAGAGCGCTGCCTAAGTAGAGATAAATGTCTACCATTGAAGTACATTATTAAATCTACGGAAGGAAGACATGCGTCTAATAAAGTATTAGGCGAAAGGATTTGTGGCATCAATCGTTACTGCTGTCCATACCTACGTAACGATTCGCTGAATCAAAATCTATTAGAATTTCCAAATTGTGAATCCGATGAGAGCTGCATTCCAATTGGAAAATGTCCCAACATGCTTGACATCGTTAATGCAACCAATGCAACCTATCAAGTCAAGCAAGAAATATATAAGATCAGATTGTGCACCCTCGATTACAGACGTAAAAAATTAGAACATCGCGTATACACCTGCTGTCCGCAACCAGGCAACTTCCTACCGAAAGACAGTAACCAACAGTGCGGACAGGTTTCAAATCCAGGTTCTTTCCGAATATCGCATGGCAGTGAATCGGATCTCAATCAATTCCCCTGGATGGCGATGCTTCTTTATGAGAATTGGGATCGAACTCTAGCTCCCAAGTGTGGCGGATCTTTAATCAACAACTGGTACGTCCTGACGGCTGCCCATTGTATAACCGACGTTCATGATTCAACTCTGAAGAGGGTTCGCCTGGGAGAGCATGACACCAGGACTACGGAGGACTGTCAACAAATATACCATCTACAAAAGAAGTGCGCTCCACCGCATCTGGAAATCGACGTGAAGGAGGTAATTTTGCATCAAAATTTCAGTGTAGGCAGGATATACGCAAACGACATCGCTCTGGTGCGACTTGAAATACCAGTCCG GTATACGAAAGAAATCAGACCGATATGTGTTCCGAAAGACAGTTTTTCCTTAGATAACCTCTTCTTAGAAATTGCCGGATGGGGCGTCACGGAAAACGGAACCAGTCATGTATTATTGCACAGCAGCATTAGCGAATATAGGACGTACTGCATTAAACACAAAAGCGATGTGTTCCTTCCCAATAAACAAATATGTGCAGGTGGCAAACGCAACATCTGTAGTGGCGATTCCGGCGGTCCTCTGATGGTTACCAAGAATTTGCGATGGGTGGAATACGTATATGTGGCAGGCATCATTTCCTTTGGATTTAATGAAGGGACTTGCGGACAGCTGGACAAACCAAGTATTTACACTAGGACTGGAGCGTATTTTAACTGGATTCGGGGGAACTTAAAGCCTTAA
- the LOC108007845 gene encoding uncharacterized protein isoform X2, whose translation MFLKLKAVLFLLLHLTHSYEIMEWMQGRAHSYCQPDQECIRQERCNYQAYKICNSDGGIFVCCPKPALSNCQPDEECKSLGHCPALKVTLESEDLKRFSHEILRKKKCGNHLYCCPKSAIPKHNEVCTPLHKCRLHLRPTKDNVQKLIRRHCANDPHERFSGRRISIFCTVQRCLPEERCLSRDKCLPLKYIIKSTEGRHASNKVLGERICGINRYCCPYLRNDSLNQNLLEFPNCESDESCIPIGKCPNMLDIVNATNATYQVKQEIYKIRLCTLDYRRKKLEHRVYTCCPQPGNFLPKDSNQQCGQVSNPGSFRISHGSESDLNQFPWMAMLLYENWDRTLAPKCGGSLINN comes from the exons ATGTTCTTGAAGCTGAAGGCGGTTTTATTCCTCCTGCTTCATCTGACGCATTCATATGAAATAATGGAATGGATGCAAGGACGAG CTCATTCGTACTGTCAACCAGATCAAGAATGCATAAGACAGGAGCGGTGCAACTATCAAGCTTACAAAATATGTAACAGCGACGGAGGGATCTTTGTCTGCTGCCCTAAGCCGG CATTGTCAAACTGTCAGCCCGATGAGGAATGTAAGAGTCTAGGCCACTGTCCGGCATTAAAGGTTACTCTTGAGTCCGAGGACTTGAAGAGGTTCAGTCATGAAATATTACGGAAAAAGAAATGTGGCAATCATTTGTACTGCTGTCCAAAGTCAG CCATTCCAAAACACAATGAGGTTTGCACCCCGCTACATAAGTGCCGATTGCATCTAAGACCTACAAAGGATAATGTACAAAAGTTAATAAGACGACACTGTGCCAACGATCCTCATGAGAGGTTTTCAGGCCGGAGGATCTCCATTTTCTGTACCGTGCAACGTTGTCTACCCGAAGAGCGCTGCCTAAGTAGAGATAAATGTCTACCATTGAAGTACATTATTAAATCTACGGAAGGAAGACATGCGTCTAATAAAGTATTAGGCGAAAGGATTTGTGGCATCAATCGTTACTGCTGTCCATACCTACGTAACGATTCGCTGAATCAAAATCTATTAGAATTTCCAAATTGTGAATCCGATGAGAGCTGCATTCCAATTGGAAAATGTCCCAACATGCTTGACATCGTTAATGCAACCAATGCAACCTATCAAGTCAAGCAAGAAATATATAAGATCAGATTGTGCACCCTCGATTACAGACGTAAAAAATTAGAACATCGCGTATACACCTGCTGTCCGCAACCAGGCAACTTCCTACCGAAAGACAGTAACCAACAGTGCGGACAGGTTTCAAATCCAGGTTCTTTCCGAATATCGCATGGCAGTGAATCGGATCTCAATCAATTCCCCTGGATGGCGATGCTTCTTTATGAGAATTGGGATCGAACTCTAGCTCCCAAGTGTGGCGGATCTTTAATCAACAACTG A
- the LOC108007860 gene encoding glutathione-specific gamma-glutamylcyclotransferase 1, which translates to MAHYSGHRQPAEVPAHFKNLFTNGQLGAAEENNNNNDQNEQENRPNNNNNNEGPSDPACWVFGYGSLCWHPGFTYTKCITGYIRGYVRRFWQGNVTHRGCEEKPGRVATLIEDKEGITWGCAYRITGSTALDYLKQRECTLGGYATIDTKFFPRVASQDTPFSGEAVEVLVYVATPENIHWLGDDPVEEIAQQIVSCRGPSGHNAEYLLRLALFMHEEIPGVRDDHLFELERLVLEELYRRQIPLSSVMGRNPDRIRRDSHEDIRRPPSFEFTSRVPDTKLRCLNI; encoded by the exons ATGGCCCACTACAGTGGTCATCGCCAACCGGCGGAGGTGCCGGCTCATTTTAAAAATCTCTTCACCAATGGTCAGTTGGGAGCAGCCGAGgagaacaacaacaataatgaCCAGAATGAGCAGGAGAACCGTCCgaataataacaacaacaacgaggGACCTTCGGATCCCGCCTGCTGGGTCTTTGGATATGGATCTTTATGCTGGCATCCGGGCTTCACCTATACCAAGTGCATTACGGGCTACATAAGGGGCTATGTCCGCCGATTCTGGCAGGGCAACGTCACCCACCGCGGCTGTGAAGAAAAA CCTGGACGTGTTGCAACGCTCATTGAGGACAAAGAG GGAATCACTTGGGGCTGCGCCTATAGAATAACAGGGAGCACGGCACTGGATTATCTCAAGCAGCGCGAGTGCACACTGG GTGGCTATGCAACGATTGATACCAAGTTCTTCCCGCGCGTCGCCTCCCAGGACACGCCCTTTAGTGGCGAGGCGGTGGAGGTATTGGTGTATGTGGCCACGCCGGAGAATATCCATTGGCTGGGCGATGACCCGGTGGAGGAGATCGCCCAGCAGATTGTATCCTGCCGCGGTCCCAGCGGCCACAATGCCGAGTACCTGTTGCGCCTGGCGCTCTTTATGCACGAGGAAATCCCCGGCGTTAGGGACGATCACCTGTTCGAGCTGGAGCGCCTGGTGCTGGAGGAGCTGTACCGCCGCCAAATACCTCTGTCGTCTGTGATGGGCCGCAATCCGGATAGGATACGTCGCGACTCGCATGAGGACATCCGCCGCCCGCCCTCCTTCGAGTTTACATCCCGTGTGCCGGATACCAAGCTGCGCTGCCTGAACATTTGA
- the Rpn9 gene encoding 26S proteasome non-ATPase regulatory subunit 13 — MSNPQANVTAYLAAQKKTTNKELAAEWTLIEELYNEKLWNELTIKLVAFVRHESLQDETALLQLYQNFLSTFETKINPYGLIQILEVVVDNIGDKKEAIDFLEKMKDKVKICDEAVWYLQVMQGNLYLSNLNDLNATKKIIEELRDVLEEAGNVTPVHGKYYMLASQYYRRVGKHSDYYRCGLQFLGCSLDDYPRDQWAQQAFFLGLAALLGDGVYNIGELLAHPILESLKGTENEWLMELLKAFNTGDINKFNDMKKIWSKIPDLAAQEVKLRQKISLLCLMEMTFKRTAIERAISFTDIAQETKLPAKEVELLIMKALALDLVRGEIDQVAGVVNMSWVQPRVLNRNQIVGMASTLDTWMGAITNMEKLMENRAAEILTN; from the exons ATGTCCAACCCTCAGGCGAATGTCACCGCTTACCTGGCGGCCCAGAAGAAGACCACCAACAAAGAACTCGCAGCCGAGTGGACGCTGATCGAGGAGCTCTACAATGAGAA ACTCTGGAATGAGCTGACCATCAAGCTGGTGGCCTTCGTGCGCCACGAATCCCTGCAGGACGAAACGGCGCTTCTGCAGCTCTACCAGAACTTCCTGTCCACCTTCGAGACCAA AATCAACCCCTACGGACTCATCCAGATCCTCGAGGTTGTGGTGGACAACATTGGCGACAAGAAGGAGGCTATCGACTTCCTCGAGAAGATGAAGGACAAGGTGAAGATCTGCGATGAGGCCGTGTGGTATCTGCAGGTGATGCAGGGCAATCTGTACCTCAGCAACCTCAACGATCTGAATGCCACCAAGAAGATCATCGAGGAGCTGCGCGATGTCCTGGAGGAGGCGGGTAATGTGACCCCCGTGCACGGAAAGTACTACATGCTGGCATCCCAGTATTATCGCCGGGTGGGCAAGCACAGCGACTACTACCGATGTGGCCTGCAGTTCCTGGGTTGCTCCCTGGATGACTATCCCCGTGATCAGTGGGCCCAGCAGGCCTTCTTCCTTGGTTTGGCTGCCCTCCTGGGCGATGGTGTCTACAACATAGGCGAACTTCTGGCGCATCCCATCCTGGAGTCTCTGAAGGGCACGGAAAACGAGTGGCTAATGGAGCTGCTCAAGGCCTTCAACACGGGCGACATCAACAA ATTCAATGACATGAAGAAAATCTGGTCCAAGATACCAGACCTGGCTGCCCAGGAGGTCAAGCTGCGCCAAAAGATCTCCCTGCTCTGCCTCATGGAGATGACATTCAAGCGCACCGCCATCGAGCGCGCCATCTCCTTCACCGACATCGCCCAAGAGACCAAACTGCCCGCCAAGGAAGTTGAGCTGCTTATCATGAAGGCTCTGGCTTTGGACCTCGTTCGCGGCGAGATTGACCAAGTGGCCGGAGTGGTGAACATGTCCTGGGTGCAGCCACGCGTCCTCAACCGCAACCAGATCGTCGGCATGGCCAGCACTTTGGACACCTGGATGGGCGCCATCACGAATATGGAAAAGTTGATGGAGAATCGTGCCGCCGAAATTCTCACCAATTAG